Proteins from a single region of Chanodichthys erythropterus isolate Z2021 chromosome 13, ASM2448905v1, whole genome shotgun sequence:
- the rufy3 gene encoding protein RUFY3 isoform X6, with protein MSDLTPQSEAPTPTTDKITQAARETIYLCNFRVSVDGEWLCLRELNDISLTPDPEPAHEDPKDPIAIERLNLMNMAKLSIKGLIESALNLGRTLDSDYAPLQQFFVVMEHCLKHGLKSKKTFLGQNKSFWGPLELVEKLTPEAGEITASVKDLPGLKTPLGRGRAWLRLALMQKKLSDYMKTIINRKDLLSEFYEPNALMMEEEGAVIAGLLVGLNVIDANLCMKGEDLDSQVGVIDFSMYLKDGAHSSKSTEGDGQITAILDQKNYVEELNRHLSASVNNLQAKVDALEKSNTKLTEELAVANNRIITLQEELERVKEESPYLVESSRKGTRADGTANGQVLGETRKQLKEETQLRLDVEKELEVQIGMKQEMELSMKMLEKDICEKHDALVELRHQLDDLRTLNHELSVKSQSSETSAKQKSDIISRLEEKTNQMGSIIKQLESSENDMAKQARSLNTAAGKLLQRQQ; from the exons ATGTCTGATCTGACGCCCCAGAGCGAGGCCCCCACCCCCACTACTGACAAGATCACACAGGCTGCCAGAGAGACCATCTACCTATGCAACTTCCGTGTGTCGGTGGATGGCGAATGGCTGTGCCTGCGTGAGCTCAACGATATCTCGCTCACGCCAGATCCCGAGCCGGCTCATGAAG ATCCCAAGGACCCCATTGCCATCGAGAGGCTTAACCTGATGAACATGGCCAAGCTAAGCATCAAGGGCTTGATCGAGTCTGCACTGAATCTGGGCCGCACGCTGGACTCAGACTATGCCCCATTGCAGCAGTTTTTTGTTGTCATGGAGCATTGCCTGAAACACGGACTTAAAA GTAAGAAGACATTCCTTGGTCAAAATAAGTCTTTTTGGGGTCCTCTGGAGCTTGTAGAAAAGCTGACTCCAGAGGCTGGTGAGATCACAGCCAGTGTAAAAGACCTTCCTGGGCTCAA AACCCCGTTAGGAAGAGGCAGAGCATGGCTTCGTTTGGCCTTGATGCAGAAGAAGCTCTCAGATTACATGAAGACTATCATCAACCGAAAAGACCTGCTCAG TGAATTCTATGAGCCCAACGCTCTTATGATGGAAGAGGAAGGAGCTGTGATCGCTGGGCTTTTGGTGGGCCTGAATGTCATTGATGCTAACTTGTGTATGAAGGGAGAAGATTTAGACTCACAG GTTGGAGTCATAGATTTTTCCATGTATCTGAAAGATGGTGCGCACAGTAGCAAAAGCACAGAGGG CGATGGACAGATTACAGCTATTCTTGATCAGAAGAATTATGTGGAGGAACTGAACAGACATTTAAG TGCATCAGTGAATAATCTGCAAGCCAAAGTGGATGCGCTGGAAAAGTCCAACACAAAACTTACAGAGGAG CTTGCTGTTGCAAACAACAGGATTATCACTCTGCAGGAGGAACTGGAAAGAGTGAAGGAGGAAAGTCCTTACTTAGTGGAGTCTAGTCGCAAG GGAACAAGGGCAGATGGTACTGCAAACGGTCAAGTGCTTGGAGAAACTCGCAAACAGCTCAAAGAGGAAACTCAGCTCAGACTG gATGTGGAGAAGGAGCTGGAGGTGCAAATAGGGATGAAGCAGGAGATGGAGTTGTCCATGAAGATGCTAGAAAAGGACATCTGTGAAAAACATGATGCTTTGGTGGAGCTCAGACACCAATTAGATGACCTGCGTACACTCAACCATGAGCTCTCTGTTAAGTCACAG AGCTCAGAGACCAGTGCAAAACAGAAGAGTGACATCATCAGCCGCTTGGAGGAGAAAACAAACCAGATGGGGAGCATTATTAAACAGCTGGAGAGCAG TGAGAACGACATGGCTAAACAAGCACGAAGCTTGAACACAGCTGCTGGAAAACTCCTTCAGAGGCAGCAATAA
- the rufy3 gene encoding protein RUFY3 isoform X5, translating into MSDLTPQSEAPTPTTDKITQAARETIYLCNFRVSVDGEWLCLRELNDISLTPDPEPAHEDSWEDFTDLVEQMQMLDEFKDPKDPIAIERLNLMNMAKLSIKGLIESALNLGRTLDSDYAPLQQFFVVMEHCLKHGLKSKKTFLGQNKSFWGPLELVEKLTPEAGEITASVKDLPGLKTPLGRGRAWLRLALMQKKLSDYMKTIINRKDLLSEFYEPNALMMEEEGAVIAGLLVGLNVIDANLCMKGEDLDSQVGVIDFSMYLKDGAHSSKSTEGDGQITAILDQKNYVEELNRHLSASVNNLQAKVDALEKSNTKLTEELAVANNRIITLQEELERVKEESPYLVESSRKGTRADGTANGQVLGETRKQLKEETQLRLDVEKELEVQIGMKQEMELSMKMLEKDICEKHDALVELRHQLDDLRTLNHELSVKSQSSETSAKQKSDIISRLEEKTNQMGSIIKQLESSENDMAKQARSLNTAAGKLLQRQQ; encoded by the exons ATGTCTGATCTGACGCCCCAGAGCGAGGCCCCCACCCCCACTACTGACAAGATCACACAGGCTGCCAGAGAGACCATCTACCTATGCAACTTCCGTGTGTCGGTGGATGGCGAATGGCTGTGCCTGCGTGAGCTCAACGATATCTCGCTCACGCCAGATCCCGAGCCGGCTCATGAAG ACTCATGGGAGGATTTCACAGATTTGGTGGAGCAAATGCAAATGCTTGATGAGTTTAAAG ATCCCAAGGACCCCATTGCCATCGAGAGGCTTAACCTGATGAACATGGCCAAGCTAAGCATCAAGGGCTTGATCGAGTCTGCACTGAATCTGGGCCGCACGCTGGACTCAGACTATGCCCCATTGCAGCAGTTTTTTGTTGTCATGGAGCATTGCCTGAAACACGGACTTAAAA GTAAGAAGACATTCCTTGGTCAAAATAAGTCTTTTTGGGGTCCTCTGGAGCTTGTAGAAAAGCTGACTCCAGAGGCTGGTGAGATCACAGCCAGTGTAAAAGACCTTCCTGGGCTCAA AACCCCGTTAGGAAGAGGCAGAGCATGGCTTCGTTTGGCCTTGATGCAGAAGAAGCTCTCAGATTACATGAAGACTATCATCAACCGAAAAGACCTGCTCAG TGAATTCTATGAGCCCAACGCTCTTATGATGGAAGAGGAAGGAGCTGTGATCGCTGGGCTTTTGGTGGGCCTGAATGTCATTGATGCTAACTTGTGTATGAAGGGAGAAGATTTAGACTCACAG GTTGGAGTCATAGATTTTTCCATGTATCTGAAAGATGGTGCGCACAGTAGCAAAAGCACAGAGGG CGATGGACAGATTACAGCTATTCTTGATCAGAAGAATTATGTGGAGGAACTGAACAGACATTTAAG TGCATCAGTGAATAATCTGCAAGCCAAAGTGGATGCGCTGGAAAAGTCCAACACAAAACTTACAGAGGAG CTTGCTGTTGCAAACAACAGGATTATCACTCTGCAGGAGGAACTGGAAAGAGTGAAGGAGGAAAGTCCTTACTTAGTGGAGTCTAGTCGCAAG GGAACAAGGGCAGATGGTACTGCAAACGGTCAAGTGCTTGGAGAAACTCGCAAACAGCTCAAAGAGGAAACTCAGCTCAGACTG gATGTGGAGAAGGAGCTGGAGGTGCAAATAGGGATGAAGCAGGAGATGGAGTTGTCCATGAAGATGCTAGAAAAGGACATCTGTGAAAAACATGATGCTTTGGTGGAGCTCAGACACCAATTAGATGACCTGCGTACACTCAACCATGAGCTCTCTGTTAAGTCACAG AGCTCAGAGACCAGTGCAAAACAGAAGAGTGACATCATCAGCCGCTTGGAGGAGAAAACAAACCAGATGGGGAGCATTATTAAACAGCTGGAGAGCAG TGAGAACGACATGGCTAAACAAGCACGAAGCTTGAACACAGCTGCTGGAAAACTCCTTCAGAGGCAGCAATAA